The following proteins are encoded in a genomic region of Candidatus Cloacimonadota bacterium:
- a CDS encoding FeoA domain-containing protein, translating into MNTRRRLRGWGARLLAGKRHCHCQRGDCLPMSELGEGISGTVSCNNDIRTIERGIYIGAKIQIFRNEADEPNIIISVGDARYVLDRRIAKSIRICVD; encoded by the coding sequence ATGAACACACGGCGTAGATTGAGAGGTTGGGGCGCCAGATTATTAGCTGGCAAACGGCATTGTCACTGTCAAAGGGGAGACTGCCTTCCCATGAGCGAGCTGGGCGAGGGGATATCCGGAACTGTATCCTGCAACAACGATATCAGGACTATTGAGCGAGGAATCTACATTGGCGCAAAGATCCAGATATTCCGCAATGAAGCTGATGAACCAAACATCATTATTTCGGTAGGTGATGCCCGTTATGTTTTGGACCGGCGCATTGCCAAAAGCATCCGGATCTGTGTGGATTAA
- a CDS encoding insulinase family protein has product MKIFWISILCLSLSLAFAQLPEQIAGIPLPSDPDILSGKLENGITYYIMQNPKPANRAELRLFVDAGSIMEDDDQKGLAHFTEHMAFNGTQNFAKNEVVDYLTSIGMGYHNGLNAMTSYDFTMYELKIPTDNSEQLEKGFQILSDMAHQVSFSADELERERGVIIEEWRMGQGAQSRVSDAVSKVRFAGSRYAERSPIGTYEVLTSFQREDILRFYEDWYRPDLQSVVVIGDLPNEDALELVERYFGSIPAKENPRPREVFRVPTYPDARAVVATDPEYPYSSIGASWARDHHEMRTVGDYFENLKEQLFFDMFNERLTELTNMEDPPFSRAYTYSGSMLKGLSSTEIMAITATGRNREALRTLLSEAERIRRHGFQQSELDRAKVRIMRSMEHSVEQSQTRDSGTIVWSLFGPLIYGNANMSAAQEMELAAQLLPGIDISSVNQVIDELITTENLTISYTSIDKEGMVHPTEAELLAVYDEVMESEISPYIDKDINEPLMAQIPQPGKINKRKTFEKSGIEEWTLSNGIKVYTKKTDFKKDEILLSAKSIGGYSRYEMDEVRAAQILSSYLEEGGLGEFDAMDLSRIMAGKIAKANMTMGMYTEGFEGQASPKDLETLFQIIYLMGRNPRFDPISLNSFVNRTKPMLENQADNPEYAFFDSLNALNTNHHPMVDMFKAKYFDNLSLEQLHNVHLDRFADFSDFVFFIVGNYDSKELENYVSTYLASLPKARRKDKKVDAGLRYSSGNKEIRFQKGSSESAHVAHTINGRMKLNDANRVAMSATLMVLNEKLRENIRENLSGVYAIQAWQDYRDFPKEEYTVTIYMSCDPARVDELNDAIFATIDSLRSGLFDDSYVHSTKAGLQKLFEENLSNNRYWLNRMMESSMENQKADSFLNYPKLYDKVSKKLISKTARDYLNYEENKLSVIMTPEKTMDLKSANGIKNKGL; this is encoded by the coding sequence ATGAAGATATTTTGGATTTCAATACTGTGCCTTAGCCTTAGTTTAGCCTTTGCTCAGTTACCGGAACAGATAGCGGGGATTCCCCTTCCCAGCGATCCCGACATTCTTTCCGGCAAACTGGAAAATGGAATCACCTACTATATTATGCAAAATCCCAAACCCGCCAACCGGGCAGAGCTGCGCCTGTTTGTGGATGCTGGCAGCATCATGGAAGATGACGACCAAAAGGGGCTGGCACATTTTACTGAACACATGGCTTTCAACGGAACGCAGAACTTCGCTAAAAATGAGGTTGTGGATTATTTGACCAGTATCGGTATGGGCTATCACAATGGCCTGAATGCCATGACCAGCTACGATTTTACTATGTATGAGCTCAAAATACCCACAGACAACAGCGAGCAATTGGAAAAGGGCTTTCAGATCCTTTCGGACATGGCTCACCAAGTGAGTTTCAGTGCCGATGAATTAGAACGTGAACGTGGCGTGATTATCGAGGAATGGCGCATGGGTCAGGGTGCTCAAAGCAGAGTCTCAGATGCCGTATCAAAGGTACGCTTTGCCGGCAGTCGCTATGCAGAACGCAGTCCGATAGGCACTTATGAGGTGCTCACCAGTTTTCAGCGCGAGGACATACTGCGCTTTTATGAAGACTGGTATCGACCCGATCTGCAAAGTGTAGTGGTGATTGGCGATCTACCCAACGAAGACGCTCTGGAATTGGTAGAGAGGTATTTCGGAAGCATCCCGGCAAAGGAAAATCCCCGTCCCCGTGAAGTCTTCCGCGTACCCACATACCCCGATGCACGCGCAGTAGTAGCCACAGATCCGGAATACCCTTATTCTTCGATCGGTGCATCCTGGGCTCGTGATCATCACGAAATGCGGACTGTGGGAGACTATTTTGAGAACCTGAAAGAACAGCTATTCTTCGATATGTTCAATGAACGCTTAACGGAGCTTACGAATATGGAAGATCCGCCTTTTAGCCGTGCTTACACCTATAGCGGATCGATGCTCAAGGGGCTTTCCAGTACGGAAATTATGGCAATCACCGCTACTGGAAGAAATCGGGAAGCTTTGCGCACTTTACTTAGTGAAGCAGAACGCATCCGTCGCCATGGCTTCCAACAATCTGAACTGGACCGCGCTAAAGTGAGGATAATGCGCAGTATGGAACACAGCGTAGAACAAAGCCAAACGCGAGATTCCGGCACGATTGTATGGTCTCTCTTTGGTCCTTTGATCTACGGCAACGCCAATATGAGCGCAGCTCAGGAAATGGAGCTTGCTGCCCAGCTTTTACCGGGAATCGACATAAGTTCGGTAAATCAGGTGATCGATGAACTCATCACTACGGAAAACCTTACTATCAGCTACACTTCCATAGATAAAGAAGGAATGGTACATCCCACCGAGGCCGAACTATTGGCAGTATATGATGAAGTAATGGAATCTGAAATCAGTCCCTACATAGACAAAGACATCAACGAGCCTTTGATGGCCCAGATCCCTCAACCCGGTAAAATCAACAAACGCAAAACCTTTGAAAAAAGCGGTATCGAAGAATGGACTCTTTCCAACGGCATCAAAGTGTACACCAAAAAGACAGACTTCAAGAAAGACGAGATTCTGCTTAGCGCAAAGAGCATTGGTGGCTATTCCCGTTATGAGATGGACGAAGTCCGAGCCGCTCAGATTCTTAGCTCCTATCTGGAAGAAGGCGGTTTGGGAGAATTTGACGCCATGGATCTCTCCCGCATCATGGCGGGGAAAATCGCTAAAGCGAACATGACCATGGGCATGTACACTGAAGGCTTTGAAGGTCAAGCATCGCCCAAAGACCTGGAAACCTTGTTCCAGATCATCTATTTAATGGGTAGAAATCCCCGTTTTGATCCCATCAGCCTCAACTCATTTGTAAACCGTACAAAGCCGATGTTGGAAAACCAAGCCGATAATCCCGAATATGCTTTCTTTGACTCTCTGAATGCCTTAAACACAAATCACCACCCCATGGTGGATATGTTCAAGGCCAAGTACTTTGACAACCTGTCGCTGGAACAATTGCACAATGTCCATCTGGACCGGTTTGCAGACTTCTCGGATTTTGTGTTCTTCATAGTGGGTAACTACGACAGCAAGGAGCTGGAAAACTACGTAAGTACCTATCTGGCCAGTCTGCCAAAGGCACGCAGGAAAGATAAAAAGGTAGATGCGGGATTGCGTTACTCCAGCGGAAACAAGGAGATCCGTTTCCAAAAAGGTAGCAGCGAAAGTGCCCATGTAGCTCACACCATAAACGGAAGAATGAAGCTAAATGATGCCAACCGGGTCGCTATGTCTGCCACATTGATGGTATTGAATGAGAAGCTGAGAGAAAACATCCGCGAAAACCTCAGCGGCGTTTATGCCATCCAGGCATGGCAGGATTACCGTGATTTTCCCAAAGAAGAGTATACCGTAACCATATATATGAGTTGCGATCCCGCACGGGTTGATGAACTGAATGACGCTATTTTCGCCACCATAGACAGCCTGCGTTCCGGCCTGTTCGATGATTCATATGTACACAGCACAAAAGCAGGGCTTCAAAAGCTTTTCGAAGAAAACTTGTCCAACAATCGCTACTGGTTGAATCGCATGATGGAAAGCTCCATGGAAAACCAAAAAGCAGATTCGTTCCTCAATTACCCCAAGCTCTATGACAAAGTAAGCAAAAAGCTGATCAGCAAAACAGCAAGGGACTACCTGAATTACGAAGAGAACAAACTAAGCGTGATTATGACTCCGGAAAAGACCATGGATTTGAAATCCGCAAATGGAATAAAAAACAAGGGTCTTTAA
- a CDS encoding peroxiredoxin, protein MEQQGMPLLGDRFPELKVLTTRGIMTLPNDLAGKWFVLFSHPADFTPVCTTEFVAFQNLYKDFRSLNCELIGMSVDQVFSHIKWEEWIKDKLGVEIEFPLIADTGAVANRLGLIHPGKDTNTVRAVFIVDDKGMIRIILYYPQELGRNMQEILRAVKGMQYSDQNKCAMPADWPNNGIIQDHVIVPPPKSVDGANERKAKAKAGEMECFDWWFCHRKG, encoded by the coding sequence ATGGAACAACAAGGAATGCCTTTACTGGGAGATAGATTCCCTGAATTGAAAGTGCTAACTACCCGCGGGATTATGACTCTGCCGAATGACTTGGCAGGAAAATGGTTTGTATTGTTCAGTCATCCGGCTGATTTTACTCCTGTCTGCACAACTGAATTTGTCGCTTTTCAAAATCTATACAAGGATTTCCGCTCCCTCAATTGCGAACTGATCGGAATGAGTGTGGATCAAGTGTTCTCTCACATCAAATGGGAAGAGTGGATAAAAGATAAACTCGGTGTAGAGATCGAATTTCCCCTTATCGCCGATACCGGAGCCGTTGCAAACCGTCTTGGTTTAATCCACCCCGGTAAAGATACGAACACCGTGAGAGCGGTATTTATCGTGGACGATAAGGGTATGATCCGTATTATCCTGTACTATCCCCAAGAATTGGGACGCAATATGCAAGAAATCCTGCGTGCCGTGAAGGGAATGCAATACAGCGATCAAAACAAATGCGCTATGCCGGCCGATTGGCCAAATAACGGCATCATCCAGGATCACGTAATTGTGCCCCCACCCAAAAGTGTCGACGGTGCAAACGAACGCAAAGCCAAGGCCAAAGCAGGCGAGATGGAATGCTTTGATTGGTGGTTTTGCCATCGTAAAGGTTAA
- a CDS encoding peptidyl-prolyl cis-trans isomerase has translation MQQGSKVDAKIICFDYNKLDHITADSTDARLLYEQNKDNYKRTKGRNLLYVSLTGESSRANSGRMEEIEQQSRILQNAALAKGLLAAASEKAYEVHETPFFSAGDDIIRGIGKDNELVAMVFAAKPGDVLPIYKNPFGDYYVIQVKSEAEEYYIPFEMEYDVLMHQARQQKRKDALKEIVHQFIRQNEYNQYLNAAQRDGYTIVDAKDISLDGSIEGIGKVEILNRTIMGSPEQSYSPLIEHNGFFYLAWVENRSIRNERAWQIQKEELLSDALKEAQEKYLDDWYIERYNNLDIQYPKVLQGK, from the coding sequence ATGCAGCAGGGAAGCAAAGTAGATGCAAAGATCATCTGTTTCGATTACAATAAATTGGATCACATCACTGCAGACAGCACTGATGCCCGCCTACTCTATGAACAAAACAAGGATAATTACAAGCGTACGAAGGGACGCAACCTACTCTATGTATCGTTGACAGGAGAGAGTTCCAGAGCGAATTCGGGACGCATGGAAGAGATCGAGCAACAGAGCAGGATATTGCAAAACGCAGCACTGGCAAAAGGTTTGCTTGCCGCTGCTTCCGAGAAAGCCTACGAAGTGCACGAAACCCCGTTCTTTTCGGCTGGAGACGACATCATCCGCGGGATTGGGAAAGATAATGAACTGGTGGCTATGGTCTTCGCCGCCAAGCCGGGAGATGTGCTGCCTATATACAAAAATCCCTTTGGGGATTACTATGTGATTCAGGTAAAATCCGAAGCCGAAGAGTATTACATTCCCTTTGAAATGGAGTATGATGTACTGATGCATCAGGCCAGACAACAGAAGCGCAAAGACGCACTAAAAGAGATAGTCCATCAGTTCATCCGGCAAAACGAATACAACCAGTATTTGAATGCAGCCCAAAGAGATGGCTATACCATCGTGGATGCCAAAGATATCAGTCTGGATGGAAGCATCGAAGGAATCGGCAAGGTCGAGATTTTGAACAGGACTATTATGGGTAGTCCGGAGCAATCCTATTCGCCTCTGATAGAGCACAACGGCTTTTTCTATCTGGCTTGGGTGGAAAATCGCAGTATCCGCAACGAGCGAGCTTGGCAGATTCAGAAAGAAGAGCTGCTCAGCGACGCTTTGAAAGAAGCGCAAGAGAAATACCTGGACGATTGGTATATTGAGCGTTACAACAATCTTGACATCCAATATCCTAAGGTTTTGCAAGGTAAATAA
- the bamA gene encoding outer membrane protein assembly factor BamA, protein MLKPFRHNLLIIVLLMLFACLWGQGETIYEIRVEGTHNISPELVTSAMSIRVGDPLDQESIARSIRNLYRMGVFSDIQIHSEPYRTGINLVVQVVENPAVSSINYQGFKVVKKEKVEELVNLRVGSYWSGNLKTELLQKLQAEYTGKGFGNAKIEILEQELPEHKVAVTLIVNEGGRIVLKQITFIGNDSFEDKELIKRMKTKPKGFLRSGRFDQEKFDKDIVALASFYKKNGYIDVSVGPYELQPISDRHHELVISLSEGNQYHFGKINIQGNEHFDNDSILRNFSMRTGDTFDQEKFDTQMAKVYSMYFDEGFIYADIRNDYQRQLDTLNVELKIVENTRAKIRQIHITGNERTKEKVLRRQLEIAPGDYYRQTQVIRSQQNIYNLGYFEPDIKLDYERINNNGDIDLQIDVMDKSSGVANGGVGYNSLDKIVGQLSLSQNNLFGNNWSAGLTWDFGGNTQNFEFDFTNPNLYDTDILLGTNLYYTRRSWTSFYYEIYTRGGAIRIGQPIPWVDRTRASVGYSFYSKKYNITNMNSIMADSTANSTLIELNQLGWRYTSAVNLSLSRDTRDNVFFPTKGSQITLYSELAGGLMMGDFDYFKQIAQVNWYSEAWKKLTLRSKWRFSYITPYGESEDAPPDEKFYLGGTGVDGIRGYPDRSVGPVGGGTRAIIFSTEVGYPIAGDQIIAVTFFDAGESYNHLRDFNFMNLKKGLGAGIRIRSPFGLIGFDYAYGVDSRNWEPHLQFGTTF, encoded by the coding sequence ATGCTTAAGCCATTCAGGCATAACTTGCTCATAATAGTGTTACTTATGCTCTTTGCATGCCTTTGGGGCCAAGGAGAGACCATATATGAAATCCGGGTGGAAGGAACTCACAACATATCACCGGAACTAGTTACATCTGCCATGAGTATTCGGGTGGGAGATCCCTTGGATCAGGAATCCATTGCGCGCTCCATTCGCAACCTGTATCGCATGGGAGTGTTTTCCGACATCCAGATCCACTCCGAACCATATCGCACTGGCATCAACTTGGTAGTACAAGTGGTGGAGAATCCTGCCGTGAGTTCCATCAACTATCAGGGATTCAAGGTCGTAAAGAAAGAGAAAGTAGAAGAACTGGTAAATCTGCGCGTAGGCTCTTATTGGAGCGGAAACCTGAAAACCGAGCTTTTACAGAAACTCCAGGCTGAATATACTGGTAAAGGCTTTGGTAACGCAAAGATAGAGATCCTGGAGCAAGAACTTCCCGAACACAAGGTTGCCGTCACCCTGATAGTGAATGAAGGTGGCAGGATAGTGCTGAAACAAATCACTTTCATTGGCAACGACAGTTTTGAAGACAAGGAACTGATCAAGCGCATGAAAACCAAACCCAAGGGCTTCTTGCGTTCCGGCCGCTTCGATCAGGAGAAATTTGATAAGGACATAGTGGCTCTGGCCAGTTTCTATAAGAAAAACGGCTATATCGATGTAAGCGTGGGACCCTATGAGCTACAGCCAATTTCTGATCGCCATCATGAACTGGTGATCTCTCTCAGCGAAGGTAACCAGTATCACTTTGGTAAGATCAACATCCAGGGCAATGAGCACTTCGACAACGATAGCATATTGCGAAACTTCAGTATGAGAACTGGAGATACCTTCGATCAGGAGAAGTTTGATACACAGATGGCAAAGGTATATTCCATGTATTTTGACGAAGGCTTTATCTACGCAGATATCCGCAACGATTACCAGCGCCAGCTCGATACACTGAATGTGGAACTGAAAATAGTGGAAAACACCAGAGCCAAGATTCGCCAAATCCACATTACCGGCAACGAACGAACCAAAGAGAAGGTTCTGCGGCGCCAACTGGAAATAGCCCCCGGAGATTATTACCGGCAAACTCAGGTGATTCGAAGCCAGCAGAACATCTATAACCTGGGCTACTTTGAGCCGGATATCAAGTTGGACTATGAACGGATCAACAACAATGGCGATATCGATCTGCAAATAGACGTGATGGATAAATCCAGCGGTGTGGCAAATGGCGGTGTGGGCTACAACTCTTTGGACAAAATCGTAGGACAGCTCTCACTCTCTCAAAACAACCTCTTTGGAAACAATTGGAGTGCGGGGCTTACATGGGATTTTGGTGGAAACACCCAAAACTTTGAATTTGACTTTACCAATCCCAATCTCTACGATACCGATATCCTCCTGGGTACAAACCTGTATTATACACGCAGAAGCTGGACCTCTTTCTATTATGAGATATACACTCGCGGCGGCGCTATCAGAATAGGACAGCCTATCCCCTGGGTGGATCGAACCAGAGCATCTGTGGGATATTCTTTCTATAGCAAGAAATACAACATCACAAATATGAATTCCATCATGGCGGACAGCACTGCAAACTCCACCTTAATAGAATTGAACCAATTGGGATGGCGTTATACTTCCGCAGTGAACCTCAGCCTGAGTAGAGACACCAGGGACAATGTGTTCTTCCCCACCAAAGGTTCTCAAATCACACTATACTCAGAATTAGCTGGTGGTTTGATGATGGGCGATTTTGACTATTTCAAACAGATCGCACAGGTGAACTGGTATTCTGAAGCATGGAAGAAGCTTACTCTGCGCTCAAAATGGCGCTTTTCATACATCACTCCCTATGGAGAATCCGAAGATGCTCCGCCGGATGAGAAGTTTTATCTGGGAGGTACAGGTGTGGATGGCATCCGGGGTTACCCCGATCGCTCGGTTGGGCCGGTCGGCGGAGGCACCAGAGCAATTATCTTCTCCACAGAAGTGGGCTACCCCATTGCCGGTGATCAGATCATCGCAGTTACCTTCTTCGATGCGGGAGAAAGCTATAATCATCTGCGAGACTTTAACTTCATGAACCTGAAGAAAGGGCTGGGTGCCGGCATCCGCATCAGAAGTCCCTTTGGCCTCATCGGATTTGACTATGCCTACGGTGTAGACAGCCGCAATTGGGAGCCGCATCTGCAGTTTGGAACCACATTCTAG
- a CDS encoding radical SAM protein produces the protein MKYKHLFGPVSSRRLGISLGVDLVPYKYCPLNCVYCEIQNTTHLVTQRQAFFTPREILDELDSFLASEPHLDYITFSGAGEPTLNSSINEIIRYIKDQYPQYKLALLTNGTLFNNDEILQEIIPCDVILPSLDAASPEVYQKVNRPHPDLKVEDLIEGLVRLRKAYTGEIWLEVFVIQGITDTEEELALLRDAILRISPDLVQLNSLDRPGAEDWVETADPKRLIEIRNYFRKYLPMQVEIIAKIKYQTGMQSLDAELVDLIRGTIGRRPSTAEDLAAMLNVHINEISKVLRELNSHGKLHSERKTRGVFYKWIA, from the coding sequence ATGAAATACAAGCACTTGTTCGGTCCTGTTAGCTCGCGCAGATTGGGGATATCATTGGGAGTGGATTTGGTTCCCTACAAATACTGCCCCCTCAATTGTGTGTATTGCGAGATTCAGAATACGACACATCTGGTTACTCAGCGCCAGGCTTTCTTCACCCCTCGTGAAATATTGGATGAATTGGATAGCTTTCTGGCCTCGGAGCCGCATCTGGACTACATTACTTTCTCCGGTGCCGGAGAGCCGACCCTAAATAGCTCCATCAATGAAATCATCCGCTACATAAAGGATCAATATCCCCAATACAAACTGGCATTGCTTACCAACGGAACGCTGTTTAATAACGACGAGATCCTGCAGGAGATTATCCCCTGCGATGTGATCCTGCCATCACTGGACGCAGCAAGCCCGGAAGTGTATCAGAAGGTGAATCGCCCGCATCCCGATCTGAAGGTGGAAGACCTCATAGAAGGCTTGGTGCGGTTGAGAAAGGCCTATACAGGCGAGATATGGCTGGAAGTTTTTGTGATTCAGGGTATCACGGATACAGAAGAAGAATTAGCTTTGCTGCGTGATGCCATCCTGCGCATCTCTCCTGATCTGGTACAATTGAACTCTCTGGATCGCCCCGGAGCAGAGGACTGGGTGGAAACAGCCGATCCCAAAAGACTTATAGAGATTCGCAACTACTTCCGTAAGTACTTGCCGATGCAAGTGGAGATTATCGCTAAAATCAAGTACCAAACTGGTATGCAAAGCCTGGATGCAGAACTCGTGGATCTCATCCGGGGAACAATCGGCCGGAGACCATCTACCGCAGAGGATTTGGCGGCAATGTTGAACGTTCACATCAACGAGATATCCAAAGTGTTGCGGGAATTGAACAGCCATGGTAAACTGCATAGCGAGCGCAAGACACGGGGAGTGTTTTACAAATGGATAGCCTGA
- the ispD gene encoding 2-C-methyl-D-erythritol 4-phosphate cytidylyltransferase: MDSLISSTAIITGAGAGLRMGGEVKKQYRMLDGIPILIRTLEPFFSSSLISNIIVTAPEEDTEYCENIIHQYFDPAPKPFLVIAGGMERQDSVFGALQQCPQDTALVFIHDAVRPFISIELIEELYDLALKEKAVVPAARLKNTIKQVSGDYLEHTLVRDRLVQVFTPQVFDYKLILDSYIKAYNDGYISTDDAALAEHFGAKVRYHLTGDLNIKITDEWDLTLAHLIIEKNIII; this comes from the coding sequence ATGGATAGCCTGATTTCCAGCACGGCAATCATTACCGGCGCCGGAGCAGGATTGAGAATGGGCGGAGAGGTAAAAAAACAGTATCGCATGTTGGATGGAATTCCCATTCTGATCCGCACTTTAGAGCCGTTCTTCAGTTCGTCTCTGATCTCAAACATCATCGTAACCGCTCCTGAGGAAGATACAGAGTATTGCGAGAACATTATCCATCAATACTTTGATCCTGCTCCAAAACCTTTTCTGGTAATAGCAGGCGGGATGGAGAGGCAGGACAGTGTGTTTGGTGCCCTTCAGCAGTGTCCCCAAGATACAGCTCTGGTATTTATCCACGATGCGGTGCGGCCCTTTATCAGTATTGAACTGATCGAGGAGCTGTATGATCTTGCCCTCAAAGAAAAGGCCGTGGTGCCCGCTGCAAGATTGAAAAACACTATCAAACAGGTTTCCGGGGACTATCTGGAACACACGCTGGTACGAGATCGGCTGGTGCAAGTATTTACTCCTCAGGTCTTCGATTACAAGCTGATCCTAGATAGCTATATCAAAGCCTACAACGATGGATATATAAGTACTGATGATGCTGCATTGGCAGAACACTTTGGCGCCAAGGTGCGATACCACCTTACCGGAGATCTGAACATCAAGATAACCGATGAGTGGGATCTCACATTGGCACATTTGATCATAGAGAAAAACATCATAATATAA